One segment of Macrotis lagotis isolate mMagLag1 chromosome 1, bilby.v1.9.chrom.fasta, whole genome shotgun sequence DNA contains the following:
- the WASF2 gene encoding actin-binding protein WASF2: MPLVTRNIEPRHLCRQTLPSVASELECKTNISLANVIRQLGSLSKSAEDIFGELFTQANTFAIRMSSLAERVDRLQVKVTQLDPKEEEVSLQGINTRKAFKSSTTQDQKLFDRASLPVPVLETYHTCNAPPPLNNLSPYRDDGKEALKFYTDPSYFFDLWKEKMLQDTKDIMKEKRKHRKEKKDNPNRGNVNPRKIKTRKEEWEKLKMGQEFVESKEKLGPSGYPSNLVYQNGSIGSVESVDTSSYPPPPQSDSNSPASPSFPDDSLPPPPVEFSYPADNQRGSGSAGPKRSSLVSPSHPPPAPPLGSPPGPRPGFAPPAPPPPPPMTGVPPPPPPVGFASPGTPPPPSPPSFPPHPDFAAPPPPPPPPAADYPCLPPPPIAQPTGGAPPPPPPPPPPGPPPLSFSGSDGQLAPPPPLADSSTSKPKSSLPPVNDARSDLLSAIRQGFQLRKVEEQQEQEKRDVVGNDVATILARRIAVEYSDSEDDSSEFDEDEWFD; encoded by the exons ATGCCGTTAGTAACGAGGAACATCGAGCCAAGGCACCTGTGCCGTCAGACGTTGCCTAGCGTTGCAAGCGAGCTGGAATGCAAGACCAACATCTCCCTGGCAAATGTCATTCGACAGCTGGGCAGCCTGA GTAAATCTGCAGAGGACATTTTTGGAGAACTCTTTACTCAGGCAAATACTTTTGCCATCCGGATGAGCTCTCTAGCTGAGAGGGTCGACCGCCTACAAGTTAAAGTCACTCAGCTGGATCCCAAGGAGGAAGAAG TGTCACTGCAAGGGATTAACACCAGAAAGGCCTTCAAAAGCTCCACCACTCAAGACCAGAAGCTTTTCGACAGGGCCTCACTCCCAGTGCCTGTCCTGGAAACATATCACACTTGTAATGCTCCTCCACCCCTCAACAATCTGTCCCCATACAG AGATGATGGCAAAGAAGCCCTCAAATTCTACACAGACCCTTCATACTTCTTTGATCTTTGGAAGGAGAAGATGCTGCAAGACACCAAGGACAttatgaaagagaagagaaagcacAGG aaagagaagaaggataATCCAAATAGAGGAAATGTCAACCCACGGAAAATCAAAACCCGAAAGGAGGAATGGGAAAAACTGAAGATGGGACAGGAATTTGTGGAGTCCAAAGAAAAACTGGGGCCTTCTGG GTATCCATCTAACCTGGTGTACCAGAATGGAAGCATCGGCTCTGTAGAGAGTGTTGACACAAGTAGCTACCCACCTCCACCCCAGTCAGACTCCAATTCTCCagcctctccctccttccctgatGACAGCTTGCCACCGCCACCAGTGGAATTCAG CTATCCAGCAGACAATCAAAGAGGGTCTGGTTCAGCTGGACCTAAAAGATCCAGTCTTGTCAGTCCAAGCCACCCCCCACCAGCTCCTCCTCTTGGCTCCCCACCTGGCCCCAGACCAGGGTttgctcctcctgctcctccaCCTCCACCACCAATGACGGGAGTCCCACCACCACCGCCACCTGTTGGATTTGCATCTCCAGGGACTCCACCACCTCCTTCTCCTCCATCTTTCCCCCCTCACCCTGATTttgctgcccctcctcccccacctccacccccagcAGCTGACTACCCTTGCCTTCCACCTCCTCCTATAGCTCAACCAACTGGGGGTGCACCCCCACcgcctccccctcctcctccccctggaCCTCCACCCCTCTCTTTCAGCGGCAGCGATGGTCAGCTGGCCCCCCCACCGCCACTTGCGGATAGCTCCACATCCAAACCCAAGTCATCCTTGCCTCCTGTGAATGATGCCCGAAGTGACTTACTTTCAGCCATTCGTCAAG GCTTCCAACTTCGTAAGGTAGAGGAGCAGCAAGAGCAGGAGAAACGGGATGTTGTGGGCAACGATGTGGCCACCATCCTGGCCAGGCGGATTGCGGTCGAGTACAGCGATTCTGAGGATGACTCCTCCGAGTTTGACGAGGATGAATGGTTCGATTAG